The DNA segment GCCTCGGTTTCACGGCTGGCTGTGCCGTTGCCTATGGCGACAGCTTCGATGCCGAACCGTTCGCAAAGGGCCGCGACTTTCGCCTTTTCCTGCTCGATCTTGCCTGCGCCTGAGTTGTGCGGGAAGATGGTGTCGTTGTGCACCAGTTTGCCCTGCTTGTCGAGGCAGACCACCTTGCAGCCGGTGCGGAAGCCAGGGTCGATCGCCAGCACCGCCTTACCGCCAAGCGGCGCAGCCATCAGGAGTTGACGCAAGTTTTCGACGAAGACCTTGATCGCTTCGCTGTCGGCACGTTTTTTTGTTTCGAGCCGCATCTCTGTTTCCATGCTGAGCATGATCAGACGTTTGAATGCGTCCCGTATTGCCGCTTTTACATGGGGTGTGCTGGGAGTTCCTTCCTTGACGAACAGCTCGTCAAGTATTTCCTCGGCCCGCTCCTGGGGGACGCTGATCCTGAGCGTGAGGAACTTTTCTTTTGCACCTCGGCGCATGGCGAGGATGCGGTGGCTCGGAGCCTTGGATATAGCTTCGGAGAAATCGAAATAGTCCTTGTATTTGGCACCTTCTTCTTCCTTGCCGGGGATGACCTTGCTGACGAATTCGCCGTGATTACGGTAAAGTTCACGGATGCGTTCGCGAGCCTGCTGGTCCTCGCTGACCCATTCGGCGATTATGTCCCGTGCGCCTGCGAGCGCGTCATCGGCGGTTTCGACGCCCTTCTCTGTGTCCACATATTTGACGGCTTCGGATGCGGGGTCGAAGTCCTTTTCCTGCTCGAACATGGCTTTTGCCAGCGGTTCGAGGCCCTTTTCTTTGGCGATGGTCGCACGAGTGCGGCGTTTGGGTTTGTAGGGCAGGTATATGTCCTCGAGCACGGTCATTGTTTCGGCCGCCTCGATCTTCTTTTTCAGTGCCGGTGTCAGCTTGCCCTGTTCGTCTATTGACTTGAGTATGGCCTCTCGGCGTTTGTCGAGTTCGGCCAGTTGGTTGAGTCTGTCACGTATGGCCGTGATCGCAACCTCGTCCAGGGAGCCGGTCGCTTCCTTACGGTACCGGGCTATAAAGGGTACGGTCGCACCGTCTTCGAGCAACTGGGTAACTGCTGCGACCTGCTTGAGTGAAATATTCAGTTCATCCGCTATTTTACTGACGTACTTAGCTTCCATTACAAAGTCCTAAAAAAGCAAACAAATATTTTGCGTCAATGTTACTATCTTTTCGAAATTATGAATATAAAATTGTCGCTTGCAAAACGCAAGCTCTCAATTCCTTATCCGGAAATAACAGCCTCTGCAACTTTTATTCCGTCGACCGCGGCTGATATTATTC comes from the Anaerohalosphaera lusitana genome and includes:
- a CDS encoding Tex family protein, whose translation is MEAKYVSKIADELNISLKQVAAVTQLLEDGATVPFIARYRKEATGSLDEVAITAIRDRLNQLAELDKRREAILKSIDEQGKLTPALKKKIEAAETMTVLEDIYLPYKPKRRTRATIAKEKGLEPLAKAMFEQEKDFDPASEAVKYVDTEKGVETADDALAGARDIIAEWVSEDQQARERIRELYRNHGEFVSKVIPGKEEEGAKYKDYFDFSEAISKAPSHRILAMRRGAKEKFLTLRISVPQERAEEILDELFVKEGTPSTPHVKAAIRDAFKRLIMLSMETEMRLETKKRADSEAIKVFVENLRQLLMAAPLGGKAVLAIDPGFRTGCKVVCLDKQGKLVHNDTIFPHNSGAGKIEQEKAKVAALCERFGIEAVAIGNGTASRETEAFIRSIGLPKSITVVMVNESGASIYSASEAAREEFPDYDLTVRGSVSIGRRLMDPLAELVKIDPKSIGVGQYQHDVDQTMLKNSLDDTVVSCVNAVGVEVNTASKQLLTYVSGLGPSLAERFVAHRDQNGPFKSREDFKNVPGLGAKTFEQCAGFLRVRDARNPLDASAVHPESYPVVEQMAKDLNCGLGDLITNAELRDKIDLHKYVTEKVGLPTLADIKSELSKPGRDPREKFDAFSFAEGVNEMSDLKIGMKLPGIVTNITAFGAFVDIGVHQDGLIHISEMADRFVEDPNEVVKVQQQVEVRVLDVDISRKRIALSLKKEPSKKEDKPKQEKPKRQGGKKPRNDRGKGRGKNPESKKSTVDPNKPLADQLKIGW